ACTTGTaactttgtccttgttaagggtatggttaacaaaccattatccttgttaagggtcattttgaagacacagtggttgtccttgttaagggtgcttttctgaagcgcattcacacgcatgcttacataaAGTTACAActtatgagtggcccccctgggtacggcgtatataggactggcaagcaagtctaAGCATGACTGATTAAATCTACGTAAAACGTTTCTCATCATTAAAATGTAACTGTCTAACCAGCTTAGCGAAAGTGCAACTTTGTCTGTTATGCTGAGTTTCCCAAGGGAAGTTACAGAACAGAAACAGACTCTGACTGTGTTTGCCAAGCTGCATAATTCTGCACCCCTTGACTCGTTACGATTTTGCTGCAGCAGCATTTCCAAATTCTGAATCAAATGAACATTGTTTTTGTTCATAAAACTGACACCAGTACTGAAAATGATTATACCATAGTACTGGTACCATTTTATTTTACGCAATTTATGGCACAAACCTAAGAGTTTCGTCCCAGTCACTCTGCAAAATCAGCCTGACAGCTGCCATTGTTTTGGTGTTTGTTGCCCTCTGGAgtaaattttggaaaatgttactccagaaaaaatgtattttgttacaattttatattatattaaattatttgTCCAGCAAAATTAGTTATAAATGATAAATGTAGTATTTACTAAGACAAAATTTTGTCttatattatattgtaaatgTTATGAATAAGCATTTTATTAGACCATATTTTAAGTTGCGACTCAGAATTTTGACTACTTTGCAACACGGAACTGCAATGTTGACGCATGCGCTGTTTACTCGTGTCACCCAAACAAGTTGGTAGTACGGCACAGTGGTTTAAAGGGCAAGAATTGCTTTGCATTTTGTGGTAAGTTCTGGAAACAAGTTATTTATTGGGAAAACTAAGCTTCCAGTTTATTTGTTAATGTTGTGTAGATCAACATGAGTTAGTTTTGGACCCAAATGGGGCAAGGAACTGACTGTTCTGAGTCATTGACAGAACAGTACCGACTTTTTAGGTAAGCTTAACCTTCacctttatataatttatattttgctCTTTATAGTCTACATGTCTAAAGTGCTATAAAGTCCAAGATACAGTTGACAGAATATTTAACTATAAAAGGTGTTGTCGATTGTCGTATGTGTCGTATTATTGTTGACATAaccctaaatccgacatgtcaaaataaaaactgacattctttttcgacactttacgacacatacaatgaaatttccatgctgttcacacatgcacatatattaggtatgctaggtgaattcaaatttgccatcaaactgcatcattttatatatcaaattaaagcccttgagtaaacaaagccaaaactgaaaacctttttttcatcaCTTTCCGTAGACTCGTAGTAGCAAAGtaccctgtgtaaagatagtcacttgtgctgagcatgaaattggtcacttatcgctcactgttcgaCCTgcgacatctacaccaattacagtccccgaaactgtctactttttagccgacctcaattccgaaacatttagtgatagttaaaaatgcgatccccaaccctttggttacctttggacgaatttttcgaaatctccgcggagtctccgtgtctgaaattccccggtacaaacatcgaaaatgtcgcaaatctcagttctcggtgatgatactatatccgcatcgctgttttcatacatgaatatgcatatctctgacccctgtaaggtcaaaaacgtggctttgatttcaaccaatccgatccaccgtttaataagcagcttgatactgacgtcatatctgaggtgaccaggaggcaggagctaccattttggtaaactgaactcgactgtgcttcttttggttcacataaatcgaacaaaattttcaataacgggtaatagtatgatttcaattttttattaatgaagttacttgtattatttagatttttgtgtgacaaatccaataaaatatactcactgacttgagctttagccatccaggctgatgaagtgatcacaagtgatctggtccactgcatttccaGCGGTGTTTGGATGCATCTCACTCCGCGGGATCAAatgttttagcagtggatcagaTCACGTGATCAGTAGCCATCAGCCTGATGGCGtaaagctcaagtcagtgagtatattttattggatttgtcacacaaaaatctaaataatttgatctacaatcctaccgatgcatctgtttacggTAGTCAGAAATCGTTATGGACAACCGGCAGTAAAACATATACGTGACCTAGAGAATACAGAGAAAAAATTGGCCCGCACCGTCAACATTTAACATTCACCCACCGCTGTAAGGATAATGGCATCACGCCGTCAAGCCTCAAAATTAAGCTGCCCGATCAACACGGAAAAGCGAGGAATATCATCAAGAAAGCGGAGAAAGGTCTAATCGGTGAGCGAATTAGTGTAATAAACAATAAAATTAGAGGTTTACAACGAAAGCGAGAATCACAGAAAAACGATCTAGAAACACTCAACATCGACCCGAGGTCATCGGCCATGTTGAATCTCACTTGGATCTGAAACGAAAATCAGTCGAAAACAAAACCAAAGAGAGACATAAGGAAAAGCTAAACCATCTCAAAACTAGAAATGAAGCCAGTAGTAAGAAAGCAGGCGTTTCAGAACCCGACCTAAGCGGGTCCCAGTTGAAGAAATGGAGAGAAAAGTGGGTCAAAAACATTTCCGATAAACCCTTATCGGATCCACAGCAAAAGTTGCTCGCGCGCGGTTTGAATTTTGCTGTGTCTGTAAACAAGATCCCACGAAGAATACATCGTTATGTGAATCGGCGTGTAAGAAATTGCCATGGGAAGAAGCACAGAGTCTTAGAGCAGAGGTAGTTGGTACCTTGAAGTCGGCAAAACTCCCGAAATCCAACATTACCAAGGAGGAGAGAGTGGCGTTAGGTGAGCTTAAGAAATCAAATGATTTGTTAATAATGGGTGCTGACAAAGGGAAGTGCACTGTAGTTCAGACCAAAGATAATTATGAACAGAAGGTTAATGAGATGCTCAGTGACCAAAACACCTATGAAAAACTGAGCAAAGATCCCACGCCTAGGTACAAAAGAAAGTTGGTAGACATCATGAAAAGGCTCAAATCGGAGGATAAGATCGACGAAGGTCAATACAGATTGTTATACCCCACAGCTGAAAACACCCCGGCTCTACTGCACCACCAAAATTCATAAAGCGGGAATCCGATCCGCCCCATAGTTGACTATACAGGTTCAATTGGCTATCAAACCTCTAAAGCATTAGCTGAAATTCTCGCTCCATTAGTCGGCACCTCAACACCATGTGGTTAATTCGAAGTCCCTAGCGGAGGAGATGATGGGGATATGCATCGACGATGGTGATATTTTTAATTCACATGATGTCGTTTCCCTATTCACCAACACTCCCATAGAAAAATGTCTTGACATCATCAAGGAACGGCTAGAGAATGACAAAACACTCAAAGACAGAACAAAACTAATTACGGAAGACATCATCGAGCTCTTACAATTTATCCTCACAACCACATATTTCAGCTTTCCCGGACAAATCTCTCGCTAGCTTTTCGGTGCAGCCATGGGAAGTCCGGTCAGCGCAATCGTGGCTAATCTTTTCATGGAGTGGTTAGAGAAAGAGGCCATAATGACAGCACCACTAGATTGTAAGCCAAAGTACTGGAGGAGATACGTTGACGATGTTTTAGAGATCATTCAGAAAGATACTACACTCAAGCTTACAGAACATCTCAACACCATCGACCCTACGGGCAACATAAAGTTTACCCACGAGGAAGAAGACCAGGGGAAAATCCCCTTCCTGGATACTCTAATAGTTCGCAGGGAAGACGGTTCGGTAAAAATGCTCGTGTACCGTAAAAAGACCCATACGGATCAGTATCTTAATTTCAAGTCTCAACACCCACTCCACCAGAAGCTCGGTGTAATTAGAACGCTCATGGACAGAAAGGATAATATAGTGACGGAAGAAGTAGACAAAagggaagaagaaagaaagatcaagAACGCTTTAATGGACTGTGGTTACCCCAAGTGGGCGTTTGACAGAGTCAAACACCAGATGGAAGCGAAAACCAAAGAGCCAAAAAAGTCTAAGAAATCCGACGAAACACCATCAAAAGGTATGGTTGTGATCCCCTATGTCGAAGGTCTTTCGGAACAACTCCAAAGGAtttttcaaaaacacaaaatttcaacaGCCATGCGACCTACAAACACACTCAAAAGCATTCTTGTGCATCCCAAAGACAAGAAAGACATCTTAGAAACCAGTGACGCAGTTCTGAAATCCCCTGCAAAGGTTGTGATAAGTCGTATGTGGGAGAAACAGGAAGGCCATTCGGCGTCCGTctaaaagaaaaccaaaaaagACTCTGAAACGGTCAAAGACACAAAGTTCACCAGAGCAAATAGAAAAGCGTCAACATCGGAACAACATAAGTCAGCGATCACAGATCACGTTGCCCAagaaaatcatgttatcaattgggAGGGGGCCAGCATACTAGACAAAGACTCAAATGCTGTTTCAAGAAGAATCCGAGAATCAATTCAGATCCGCAAGAAGGGGGCTaatgcaatcaaccgcgatgacggctctttttctctgagtcacgtatatgatccactgctaaaacaaactttgatcccgaggagtgagagtgcatccaaacacacatggaaatgcagtggaccagatcacttgtgatcaagccatcagcctggatggcgaaagctcaagtcagtgagtatattttattggatttgtcacacaaaaatctaaataatttgatctacaatcctaccgatgcatctgtttacggaagttacttgtagttttgaggaatgacaaagttgtttttggaaacttagatgtttgtttcaacagatgatgtaggatcgcaaggtgagtgaattcgtgaagagatttgcttgtttgagtgatagtaggatacgggatgtaggctagtcctctgtgtttgaccggctccgacgtctcaattcacaacgtctcaattcgtacctgcttaccagacagcaatactgcgtattgctgtatggaaccagatatagtagcaaagttacatcttgtcaaagattgactttcatcaaaaagattcggctagcaaaattccccaaaacggcatttcgggggtgtttctagatcttagtctcattatgatagctgCTTTTTtttatggaactgctatcaaaatcacctctaacatttcatgtgcgattgtcttatcaccataaaaaatcatatatttgggtcaagtgaagtatagaaaacataaatATAGGTtgccttcttcggccagttgtttttaatttctatgtaaatatgcattgacattgtcggcgaatttggctgactagcaaatgtgttaactaaggtttgccttgcATACCTACATACATGATtagcatggctcgaaaaagtggggaatttgggaatctcattcccaggaaatgttagTGTTTGGAGGGATATTCTGGTgcttggagggaaattctggtatttggagggaaattatgTCTTTATTTCCTAATTCGCTCACGCTCAACCGGAAATAAAGGCTTTCCTATTTATTTCACCCTCTACTTACCAACACGCAcgcacgcacacacacacactctcacACCACAACACTGACCTTGGGGAAGCACCGTTCTTCGCGATGAGCACTGAATGGTGTACTCGCTTGAGGGCGCCTAAGCTGATGTTGGACTGTTCCGGTGAAACGCCAACACTTTGCTGCCCGGTGGCCGCCGCAATACTTTTCCTGCACCCAGTCTTCATCCAATACCTTAATCCTGCCTGTACATATCTTCTAAtataaaatatgctaattagcgcTCCTCCAACTTCATCTGTAAAGAAAAAACGTTCTACCTAGTTAGAACCTTATGTAAAATAAAGCAGCTGAAAACACGTCCACGCAGGCTGATGCGAAAACGGTCAATGGCTCACCTGTGACACCTTTCGCCCCACCCCTTTCCATCTCTCCTTTGCAAACTGGCAACCTCACCGGTCTCAACCAATAGGAAACAACATTATTTCCTAATTCGCTCACGCTCAACCGGAAATAAAGGCTTTCCTATTTATTTCACCCTCTACTTACCAACAcgcacgcacacacacacactctcacACCACAACACTGACCTTGGGGAAGCACCGTTCTTCGCGATGAGCACTGAATGGTGTACTCCCCTCGTCAAGAATAAAAACCGGGAAACCAGTGTATGAAACATGCAATTTATTATCTTTATATAGGCCCGTCTATAGGCAATAATCTACTAACAACAATAACCTACATTAATATCCCAATTACTCTACTACCTGCTCATGGCTCCTACATATTTTGTGAACCTGTAAACACATTTACACACAAGTAACTATTTAACTCATTTACTTTTAAATACCCAAGTTCATGGACACTACTAATTTGTTACTCAAAGACTCCTTGACATACCTATCCTTGGAAGAATCAGACTTCCAACGCCCATGTCTCTTGCACAATCTGTCTGGCACACCGATCTCTGCTGCCGCTGTGGCACCTCCTGCACATAAACTGTGCAAACCAAATTTGCTAGAATCTAAGCCAATTGCTTCTAAAGCTTCTTTAAGAATTTCACTACATCTAGTGTATGACAACTTCCCTGAACGCAACACATATTTATTTAGCGATTTGAGGAGAACAACAGGCCTAAACAAGAACTCTTCCGAATTTGGATCATTAATACCTGCGCACACCAAATACTTCTGAAGCATCGACACAGGGCATGTAGATTTACCAGTTGCACCCACCACTACCCAAGCACCTTCCCTCAATTGGTCAGTCTTACTCTTTTCAATGAAAACCTTAATATGAGAATAACACATATCCAAATCACACACTTTTAAATTAGCAAGTTCTTCATACCTTAAAAAAGCTGCAAATGCTAATAAAAACATAGAACAAAGCCTAGTACATTTCAAATCCCCACTTCCAAATTTGACCACTAAAGCATGTAAAATATCCGGAGTAATAGGCTCCTTCCTATTTGATACTGGTTTAGCCAAGATTCTCTTGAGACCTTCCAATAAAAGATGTATGAACTTAGAATCACATGGGTTTTGGCTAACCATATTTGGCAAACAATCAATCTTCCATTTTATAGCATAAAACGCTGCTTCCATTCTGCTATACGGAGCATCACTATTAAACATACCAATAAAGTACCTTGACAATTCCAAATTGCTGGGAGAAGTAGGCGATACCCTATTTAATCTGCACCAAACTTCCCAAGCTGCTAGTGAGTTCTTGTATTTCTTGATGGTATTTTCTGCTCTAGAGGCTTGTAAAACTCTGGTTAACGTGTTCTGGAACACTCTATCTCTGAAAAATACAACATGAAATAAATATACACACTACTCATTAGCTCCAGTGAGTCTCCAAAATCTCTATAACTCTCATAACAAGGAATGATCCAGTGATCAAAATATTCATCTGTGGTTCAACACCACTAATCTATAATCGACCAGTGTCTCAATTTATTCGTACTTACATCCAGTGATGTGTCACTCTTAATAAGCTCCACTGAGCTGAAAACTTTCCcctgtgggtaacatgcataacTAAGCTAAATTCCCATCTAACCTCACACACAGGACATCGTTATGGAATTTTGGAGTCCCAAAAATGGAATTTCTGTTTCTACCTTGTATAAAAAATACCCTGCGTGTCCGAAAATCTGAGAACTTCGACAACAATACTTGCGAATGCACTGGACTTAGAAAACAGAAGAGGCCAAAAAGGTGAGGATGGCCATGCAGGAATAACCAAGGAACCTCTAGCCTTGCAAACTTTCATGTGCTTGACAACCTGACCAATCAATTTGATAGGTGGGACCAACCAGTTATTGTCCATTTGCCAGGATACTGAAAAAGCGTCCACATGATTTGTGCTTGGACACCAGTACTTAGAATTGAACCTGGATAATTTTGCATTAAAGTTATCTGCAAACCTGTCCACCGTATGTGGTCCCCACAAGTTATCCATGAACGAAAAGAATGTGCTGGACACGCCCCAGTCATCATAGTCTATCTCTCTGCTAAGTATATCAGCTTCGAAATTTTCCTCTCTAGGCACCCATTGAACTTTCAAGGATATTTTCATGTTACGGCAAAACGAATCAATCTCCATACTCAACATTTGGAGGTCTAACTTCATACTACCTTTCTTGATGATTGACTCCACTccttgattgtcagaaaacactTTGACACATTTTCCTTTTAAATTAGGACAAAATGCTTGGAGTGCCAGTGCTACTCCCTTTAGTTCTCTCCAAGTAGAACTCTTACATGACTCACTTTCTGACCAAGCATAATTGCACTTCATACCTGCACAGCTCGCCCAAGATCCGCAACCAGTGCTGCTGGCATCTGTATATACCAATACCTGTGGTATAGaataatcaaacacatttctcatGTTAAGACTCTTAACATTATTCTTCCAAAAGAATAATTCTTCAATAACATAACTGTCACTGCCCAGGGAAAACTCTTTATCCCAATGAGACTGGGCACAAATGGTCATACCTGAAAATTTTGTCTTTAATTGCGAAATATAACCCACTACTGGCTTAAGGGAAATAATTTTACCTACAAACCGAGCCAACCTTCTGGCTGTAATCCTGGGCAATTTACTTACTATGTCATCTATACACTGAATTGTATCATCGACTCTCCTTTTTATCACTCGTAAAATACCCATGTTAGAGTCCCATGACATCCCCAGCCAATCAATCAACTGAACTGGTTCCCAAACTGACTTATCTATGTTAGGGACCAAACCAGCTTGTAGGAGGTCACTCTTGACACTCTGCGCAATCATATTGCACTCCTTGTACGAGGAAGATGTGCCCCAACCATCATCTAGAAATACAACAACGAACATACCTTGTTCACGCCAGTGCTTTACTAGGGGTCTCATACACTTTGTAAATAGTGGACCGGTATCGACataataaatatgaaaataaagcaGCTGAAAACATGTCCACGCAGGCTGATGCGAAAACGGTCAATGGCTCACCTGTGACACCTTTCGCCCCACCCCTTTCCATCTCTCCTTTGCAAACTGGCAACCTCACTGGTCTCAACCAATAGGAAACAACATTGTTGTATATAAAAATATGCTATAAGTTGTGgtaaatttagcttgcttcccgggaaattaacattttttcgagcaCTGCATGattagttccaataattggaactcacggctccgaccgtgagttccaaggagctacGTGTAGGCTATGTGTCGCCGCGATTTAGCGTGCATTCACCACCATATTCACATGTACatagtcgtggagtggacttttcgctgctcataaaaaATATGGTAGATTGCTATCCAGGTAAGGCAGATCGTAATAAACAGCGCCGCTCATCATGACATCATTGATCATATGATGTTTGGGGAAAATCAATTAAGTCATAATGAAGGGCGCTGTTTATTACGATCTGCCTTATTTGGATAGCGATCTACCGTATTTGAAAAtccgagcgctgggcaaatcaatcaaTCTCCTGATTGGCAAACCTGACTTCGCGTTGACCCCAAGGGCAACATGCTCATACATTGTATTCCGTGCTATGTAAAAGCTGAACAAACTTAAGTGTtgtactccggtaggcacatgtATCGCactttcatatttgagtgccccccagcagggactgccttttgagaggagtgagagcaatcactcctctacagTTCTTCTTAAGTTCTTAAGGGCTATACGTCGaacagttgttcgacgtatagggctatacgtcgaacaactgaatacaagcacaacgtatggaccaatatatttttgtaaacattttaggcctgtaacaaaatgtatatttcgtacaaattgtacaactatagtttctaccctatgacctataaaagttacctgttatcaaagtgtccgcaaaaaactggtcatcgcaagtatctttgatgctgaaaactaaggatattcacgcagggacaggccaaaaaccttacctcgatcgtaaaatccagccgatgtatgtcataaataattcattattccattgtgtagatgacagtgattgtgtccatgtattgttattgcacctgcgatctcgcgcgagagcagttgtcaagctgaatttatactcgatcgctggatcaccacatGAATTAagcctctcgaaaacctctacgaggttgttgcatcgaaacacgctgactggcttagcaattatcaaagtagttttgtaaaccaatcaggttagacgtactttactggtgagtcacattaattaataccgtaaaaggccgtcgcgttcattgattggcttacaatTTCAAAGAATGGCTTTTGTAACTAATCTCAATACGGGTTATATAACGCCCgtcggaaattttttttttttttttcatttttcttttagattaaacaggacaaaagacaaataacttgagaaaaaataaataaaagatagaaagaataaaacaacacacacaaatacaaaagcatctcttatatcactagtacgatacaatattatacatatttttaaattcgtttaaatactttgtttgtccgtgggcacatgagaaagacaataataattaatatgttatatttatatataattactttgttgttacattattttcttacacaaaaccttcccatttcatacgaaagatattcaatttatttattctctgaaaacaagctttttcttcttcaatttttttacttaaaaaatgtgagaacgtggcgatatatggtttctcatttgaaaacctgttcctaaataaataatacttagcactcagaataatataattaagcactttgaaccttgaatgtccttccagtcccaaaattatatctttgtaacatagatgtattcgagtctgtatctttccatttaaccatgtctctatctccttccaaaaagagtttatttgatggcattcccagaacatgtgatcaattgtttctttattttgacataaatgacaattttcgttctctttcagattaataagctttaaataactattgcttggaataattcgatgaaggattttataaaaaaaaatctcattctttcttcagtggtaatttgaaaaggtaatgtccaaatgtattcccaatttagattacccaaatgatcaaacaaacgatcataataattctgatttactggtttgttgattgtgacatgttaaattgtttagatacatcacgagttgttaacttctttacttctaacgaaatgttttttcaatacttttaagttttcccatatctgtttcagaaagtttctttatttctaatttccattcCCTTGGTAAACTATTTATAATGCCCCACTTGCTTTTATCTAAATTCAATTTGTGTGCATCCATGTCAGAGGGAtgcgcttgtcggctgctacatgtgtctcatgtCGCATGATAGCTGGGAGTAGATGCCGGACTCGTCTTGGGTGGAGGTCGCTTTGGGTCGTCCCGGGGTCACATGGTTTGGgagtacagagaacattccttggccatgtgacttgcggatgatttggagtggcctccgCTTGGGATGGGTCTGGTGTTTGTTCCTGGCCGTTGTGCGGGGTGGGACGCATGTGGCGTCCGACGGGTGCATCGTTTtgttatggatgtacacatttattcATAAAGATTTTATCCTGCTGGCaggttaaattttgattttttgtgctttttaatcaaatcttttggtgatattttacattgtaattggcctattttatttgtgcaaatttcatatctttatgtccttgtaataatatattttccctGTGTCATGTTTATACTACCATGTGCAATACTTGTgtatttataaatgttttaaatgtgTGCGTTATTCtaagtatttaattataattgtaatatttctctgtaatttggcccatggccacgattgtgaaataaaaatatatatatatgaaaaacACCGTAATATGTTATAAAATCAATACATCGTCCATATTTTTCACAAAGCTTTtcgtatgaataaaatgaacctttatcatctaatatatctttaatctttattagtcttgttcgagctctattaagagacttgtttacatcttttgaaaacaacttgttataacttagtggcatttgcaatacatcttccaaattgattgtttctttgttattacattgtttaaaactttgccagcttaaaatgacttctttgtaaaactgggggaaatttgcaggaaaaacagactcatcaacattacattgtaacaggaactccagacctcccattctattaaagaaataatttgggacatctttccacggtgcataaccttcactcaaaaatctttttagccacattatctttaatgctttgtctgtattgaatatatttaccatctctattcctccgcttt
Above is a window of Amphiura filiformis chromosome 7, Afil_fr2py, whole genome shotgun sequence DNA encoding:
- the LOC140157964 gene encoding uncharacterized protein, which gives rise to MGSPVSAIVANLFMEWLEKEAIMTAPLDCKPKYWRRYVDDVLEIIQKDTTLKLTEHLNTIDPTGNIKFTHEEEDQGKIPFLDTLIVRREDGSVKMLVYRKKTHTDQYLNFKSQHPLHQKLGVIRTLMDRKDNIVTEEVDKREEERKIKNALMDCGYPKWAFDRVKHQMEAKTKEPKKSKKSDETPSKGMVVIPYVEGLSEQLQRIFQKHKISTAMRPTNTLKSILVHPKDKKDILETSDAVLKSPAKVVISRMWEKQEGHSASV
- the LOC140157965 gene encoding integrase/recombinase xerD homolog: MIAQSVKSDLLQAGLVPNIDKSVWEPVQLIDWLGMSWDSNMGILRVIKRRVDDTIQCIDDIVSKLPRITARRLARFVGIGIYRCQQHWLRILGELCRDRVFQNTLTRVLQASRAENTIKKYKNSLAAWEVWCRLNRVSPTSPSNLELSRYFIGMFNSDAPYSRMEAAFYAIKWKIDCLPNMVSQNPCDSKFIHLLLEGLKRILAKPVSNRKEPITPDILHALVVKFGSGDLKCTRLCSMFLLAFAAFLRYEELANLKVCDLDMCYSHIKVFIEKSKTDQLREGAWVVVGATGKSTCPVSMLQKYLVCAGINDPNSEEFLFRPVVLLKSLNKYVLRSGKLSYTRCSEILKEALEAIGLDSSKFGLHSLCAGGATAAAEIGVPDRLCKRHGRWKSDSSKDRYVKESLSNKLVVSMNLGI